Proteins found in one Zea mays cultivar B73 chromosome 1, Zm-B73-REFERENCE-NAM-5.0, whole genome shotgun sequence genomic segment:
- the LOC103643530 gene encoding expansin-A31, with the protein MKMNMSLVLRVAFSACLASLAAAGWSPGTATFYGGADGSGTMGGACGYDNLYNAGYGVNNAALSATLFNDGASCGQCYLIACDTSRPGGQSCKPGSSITVSATNLCPANYALPNGGWCGPGRPHFDMSQPAWEHIGIYGAGVIPVLYQQVKCSRTGGVRFSLAGSQYFLLVNVQNLGGSGSVGAAWVKGDRTNWIQMSRNWGANWQALAGLVGQGLSFAVTTTGGQYIQFWNVAPGWWQFGQTYTTTQNFYY; encoded by the exons ATGAAAATGAACATGTCCCTGGTTCTGCGCGTAGCCTTCTCGGCGTGCCTGGCTTCCCTCGCCGCCGCGGGCTGGTCTCCCGGCACCGCCACATTCTACGGCGGAGCCGACGGCTCCGGCACCATGG GCGGCGCGTGCGGGTACGACAACCTGTACAACGCCGGGTACGGCGTGAACAACGCGGCACTGAGCGCGACGCTGTTCAACGACGGCGCGTCGTGCGGGCAGTGCTACCTCATCGCCTGCGACACGTCACGTCCGGGCGGCCAGTCCTGCAAGCCCGGCAGCTCCATCACGGTGTCTGCCACCAACCTGTGCCCGGCCAACTACGCGCTGCCCAACGGCGGGTGGTGCGGGCCGGGGCGGCCCCACTTCGACATGTCGCAGCCGGCGTGGGAGCACATCGGCATCTACGGGGCCGGCGTCATCCCGGTGCTGTACCAGCAGGTCAAGTGCTCGCGCACCGGCGGCGTGCGCTTCAGCCTCGCCGGCTCGCAGTACTTCCTGCTCGTCAACGTCCAGAACCTCGGAGGCAGTGGCTCCGTGGGGGCCGCCTGGGTGAAGGGCGACAGAACGAACTGGATCCAGATGTCCAGGAACTGGGGCGCCAACTGGCAAGCGCTCGCCGGGCTCGTCGGCCAGGGGCTGAGCTTCGCCGTCACCACCACCGGCGGGCAGTACATTCAGTTCTGGAACGTCGCGCCTGGGTGGTGGCAGTTCGGACAGACCTACACCACGACCCAGAATTTCTACTACTGA